In a genomic window of Acidobacteriota bacterium:
- the pdxA gene encoding 4-hydroxythreonine-4-phosphate dehydrogenase PdxA, which produces MKPLIISAGDPAGIGPEIISLALESIEAECPIRIVCDWNLTRQSLEACGIEPWAVQPRRIDELPRSDEAFAVIDVATSGKHRLEPGVHDGTTGLAALRSIELAATLAADSRALVTGPISKAAIREVAPDFTGHTELLAKRAGLARYGRDFAMFFDSPTLRVVLLTVHEPLADAIRSISAASIVDLARLTTREISRLFGKNPRIAVAALNPHAGEGGAFGREETIIREGVEMARDAGMDVSGPFPADTVFHLVRLRRYDVVMAMFHDQGLIPVKTLHFDDAVNVTLGLPYLRASPDHGTAPDIAGKGIADAGPMRYAIEWALARSRELEAER; this is translated from the coding sequence ATGAAGCCTCTCATCATTTCCGCCGGCGATCCGGCCGGAATCGGCCCGGAGATCATATCCCTCGCTCTGGAGAGCATCGAGGCTGAATGCCCGATCCGGATCGTCTGCGACTGGAACCTGACCCGGCAGAGCCTCGAGGCCTGCGGGATCGAGCCGTGGGCGGTGCAGCCGCGGCGCATCGATGAGCTCCCGCGCTCGGACGAAGCGTTTGCGGTCATCGACGTTGCAACGTCCGGCAAGCACCGGCTCGAGCCGGGCGTTCACGACGGTACGACCGGTCTCGCGGCGCTCCGCTCCATCGAGCTCGCCGCGACGCTGGCCGCCGACTCCCGGGCGCTCGTTACGGGACCGATCTCCAAAGCCGCGATTCGCGAGGTTGCGCCTGACTTTACCGGCCACACCGAGCTGCTCGCGAAACGAGCCGGGCTCGCGCGATACGGTCGCGATTTCGCGATGTTCTTCGATTCCCCGACCCTTCGAGTCGTCCTTCTGACGGTGCACGAGCCGCTCGCCGATGCGATCCGGTCGATATCGGCCGCGTCAATCGTCGATCTCGCCCGCCTTACGACCCGCGAGATCTCGAGGCTCTTCGGAAAAAACCCTCGTATCGCGGTCGCAGCTCTGAACCCGCACGCCGGAGAGGGTGGAGCATTCGGGCGGGAGGAGACGATCATCCGCGAAGGGGTGGAGATGGCGCGGGACGCCGGCATGGATGTGAGCGGCCCGTTTCCGGCGGACACTGTGTTTCATCTCGTGCGACTGCGGCGGTACGACGTGGTCATGGCGATGTTCCACGACCAGGGGTTGATTCCCGTCAAGACGCTTCACTTCGACGACGCCGTCAATGTCACGCTCGGGCTTCCCTACCTCCGCGCCTCTCCCGATCACGGTACGGCGCCCGACATCGCAGGGAAGGGAATCGCCGACGCCGGCCCGATGCGCTACGCCATCGAGTGGGCGCTGGCTCGCAGCCGGGAGCTCGAGGCTGAACGGTGA
- a CDS encoding electron transfer flavoprotein subunit beta/FixA family protein — protein sequence MNSVVCITHVPDTESKISISADGTRIEESGLKFIVSPYDEFALEEAVKRMESGEGEVTVVTFGPDRAQQALRECLARGATKAIHIKGEVSRADSLGIAKVLAAAIRDVPHDLVFLGKQGVGTDNSLVGPMLAELLDLPQLNVVTKLEAGDGKIIGHREVEGAEEIIESSLPALVTAQKGLNEPRYASLKGIMAAKKKPIETKSLGDLGLDESDVYDTRVRFTRFELPPEKSAGRRIEPEDPAAAAKEILDFIRNQAKAI from the coding sequence TTGAATTCTGTCGTTTGCATCACACACGTTCCGGATACGGAATCGAAGATCTCGATCTCCGCCGATGGTACACGAATCGAGGAGAGCGGCCTCAAGTTCATCGTCTCTCCGTACGACGAGTTCGCGCTCGAGGAAGCCGTCAAACGGATGGAATCGGGCGAGGGGGAGGTGACCGTCGTCACCTTCGGACCCGACCGGGCACAGCAGGCACTTCGCGAGTGTCTGGCTCGTGGCGCGACGAAAGCGATTCACATAAAAGGCGAAGTTTCGCGAGCCGACTCGCTCGGAATCGCGAAAGTTCTCGCCGCCGCAATCCGCGACGTTCCGCATGATCTCGTCTTCCTCGGGAAGCAGGGCGTCGGCACGGACAACTCGCTCGTGGGACCGATGCTGGCGGAGCTTCTCGACCTTCCCCAGCTCAACGTCGTGACCAAACTCGAGGCGGGCGATGGAAAAATCATCGGCCATCGCGAAGTGGAGGGAGCGGAGGAGATCATCGAGTCCTCGCTGCCGGCGCTCGTGACCGCGCAGAAAGGTCTGAACGAGCCGCGATATGCCTCGCTCAAGGGGATCATGGCCGCCAAGAAGAAACCGATCGAAACGAAGTCCCTGGGTGATCTCGGTCTCGACGAGAGCGACGTTTACGACACCCGGGTGAGGTTTACACGCTTCGAATTGCCTCCGGAGAAGTCTGCCGGTCGCCGGATCGAGCCAGAGGATCCGGCAGCGGCTGCAAAGGAAATTCTCGATTTCATCCGAAACCAGGCGAAGGCGATCTGA
- a CDS encoding DUF488 family protein — MSIRVLQLGSDRQPGEGLRIGAVRRPPRGVPKERFSLDNWYDVWLPQLAPAPELVKQAQAATSSSEWRTFEKKYETEMKSADNARLIRLLAALSRQTDFSIGCYCDSETRCHRSVLRRLLEEQGAAVEKEG, encoded by the coding sequence GTGAGTATCCGCGTGTTGCAGCTCGGCTCGGACCGGCAACCGGGAGAAGGGCTTCGGATCGGGGCGGTCCGCCGCCCTCCGCGAGGGGTCCCGAAGGAGCGCTTTTCCCTCGACAACTGGTACGACGTCTGGCTTCCTCAGCTTGCTCCCGCTCCCGAGCTCGTGAAGCAGGCGCAGGCGGCAACGTCGTCCTCCGAGTGGCGCACGTTCGAGAAAAAGTACGAAACGGAGATGAAGAGCGCGGACAACGCGCGGCTGATCAGGCTGCTGGCAGCGCTGTCGCGGCAGACGGATTTTTCGATCGGCTGCTATTGCGACTCCGAGACACGGTGTCATCGCTCGGTGCTGCGGAGACTCCTCGAAGAGCAAGGTGCGGCTGTAGAGAAAGAAGGATAG
- a CDS encoding electron transfer flavoprotein subunit alpha/FixB family protein, which translates to MGNVLVICETKDGELQKSSAQCLTAGRELAQAMGGELHATAFGSAAESLASAAGSYGATKLFVVGDGALDQYQTETWTAATAAVIEQASPDVVLVAAASSGRDLAPRLAARLDCGVASDVTALEWNEGKLVVRRPVYSGKAIATVEVECKPAIATVRMNAVPANESGSGPAEVVTVDHDVVTPKARVTSVEQPEAGELSIAEADIIVSGGRGLKEADNFKLIRDLAHALGGAVGASRATVDAGWIDHQHQVGQTGRVVGPNLYIACGISGAIQHLAGMRSSKHIVAINKDAEAPIFKIADLGVVGDLFEIVPVLTEEVKKARR; encoded by the coding sequence ATGGGTAACGTACTGGTCATCTGCGAAACCAAAGACGGAGAGTTGCAGAAGTCCTCCGCCCAATGTCTCACCGCGGGGCGCGAGCTCGCCCAGGCGATGGGGGGTGAGCTGCACGCCACTGCATTCGGTTCGGCGGCCGAGAGCCTGGCCTCCGCAGCCGGAAGCTACGGCGCCACGAAACTCTTCGTGGTGGGCGACGGCGCGCTCGATCAATACCAGACCGAGACGTGGACCGCGGCTACGGCGGCGGTGATCGAACAGGCGTCTCCCGACGTCGTTCTGGTGGCTGCAGCCTCTTCCGGACGGGATCTGGCTCCGCGGCTCGCGGCGCGGCTCGACTGCGGCGTTGCATCCGACGTCACGGCGCTCGAGTGGAACGAAGGCAAGCTCGTCGTCCGTCGTCCGGTGTACTCCGGGAAGGCGATCGCCACAGTGGAGGTCGAATGCAAACCGGCCATCGCGACGGTTCGGATGAACGCGGTTCCGGCAAACGAATCAGGTTCGGGGCCGGCCGAGGTCGTCACAGTCGACCACGACGTCGTGACTCCAAAGGCCCGAGTCACCTCGGTCGAGCAACCAGAAGCTGGCGAGCTTTCGATCGCCGAAGCGGACATCATCGTGTCGGGAGGGCGAGGACTGAAGGAAGCCGACAACTTCAAGCTGATCCGCGATCTCGCGCATGCGCTGGGGGGGGCGGTGGGAGCCTCGCGCGCGACCGTCGACGCCGGGTGGATCGACCATCAGCATCAGGTCGGCCAGACGGGAAGGGTCGTCGGGCCGAATCTCTACATCGCATGCGGCATTTCGGGCGCGATCCAGCATCTCGCAGGGATGCGCTCGTCGAAGCACATCGTCGCGATCAACAAGGACGCGGAAGCTCCGATCTTCAAGATCGCGGACCTCGGGGTGGTCGGGGACCTCTTCGAGATTGTCCCGGTGCTGACCGAGGAAGTTAAAAAGGCGCGGCGCTAG
- a CDS encoding SET domain-containing protein-lysine N-methyltransferase, translated as MTSWFSPKTEKRLSGIQGRGLFAKADIPAGEIVAVKGGAIMSADELALIRSEVTPAEIQIEDDLYIAPRGAAGVESNILCLNHSCDPNVGVRGQITFVAMSDVPGGAELTIDYAMIDGDPSERMDCTCGSANCRKVITGNDWKHPDLQRKYAGYFSRYIQDRFDLGS; from the coding sequence TTGACGAGCTGGTTCAGTCCGAAGACCGAAAAGCGGCTGAGCGGGATTCAGGGAAGGGGACTTTTCGCGAAAGCCGACATCCCGGCGGGCGAGATCGTCGCGGTGAAAGGGGGTGCGATCATGAGCGCGGACGAGCTCGCACTCATCAGATCAGAGGTGACGCCCGCCGAAATCCAGATCGAGGACGACCTCTACATCGCTCCGAGAGGAGCCGCCGGGGTGGAGTCGAACATTCTCTGTCTGAACCACTCCTGCGATCCGAATGTCGGCGTTCGCGGACAGATCACGTTCGTCGCGATGAGTGATGTCCCGGGCGGTGCGGAACTGACGATCGATTACGCGATGATCGATGGCGATCCATCGGAGCGGATGGACTGCACGTGCGGCTCCGCGAATTGCCGCAAAGTGATCACCGGTAACGACTGGAAACATCCGGACCTTCAGCGGAAGTATGCGGGCTATTTTTCGCGCTACATCCAGGATCGGTTCGATCTCGGCTCTTAA
- a CDS encoding EAL domain-containing protein, with translation MSERHTAHNWNSDVPELPVSIREVLNVSEPTHWDAGKTVAIELSQLRTDELGRDALVQMAIEHAADGIAIITPPDLARSPRAKYVNQAFTRITGMASDDALGRPLTIFGVGQSDEALIDAMMHPLCQRRSFEAEAEAVRANGTSYLLRLLLVPIHHDDDESSVRLWVAYLRDVSEERAQVQTLEHQATHDDLTGLPNRALLFNRLGGAIERARELGEKTGLLIMDLDRFKEVNDTFGHHYGDALLNEVARRLRDEADETQTIARMGGDEFALVVPTMSDPGEAIRIARKVTNALEYPFEVEEYRFEVGASVGIAVYPDHGDDASTLLRRADAAMYKAKREGIGFSLFTADLEKEDPASMSLAVELREAIRNRSLEMFYQPKVHLRTGVVVGVEALARWRRRDGYILPDVFIRLAEKTGMIGSLTEWAIDSVLDQCATWKKLGKPLSVAVNVSGRSFHEHILPQKIFDKLQRLGLEPQLFKLEITESNILADPPQALAILSLLRSLGLRISLDDFGTGYSSLTHLRQLPVDEIKIDKSFVMGMASSEADAAIVRAMVDLAHSLGRQVVAEGVADANLCRRVAEIGVDVAQGYCFTPPLPPARLEEWLEETNWGKDSWERNMRPGSSHDRVFD, from the coding sequence ATGAGTGAGAGGCACACAGCCCACAATTGGAACTCGGACGTGCCGGAGCTGCCGGTATCGATCAGGGAAGTCCTGAATGTCTCTGAACCGACGCATTGGGACGCCGGAAAGACCGTGGCGATCGAGCTGTCGCAGCTTCGGACCGACGAGCTCGGCCGCGATGCGCTGGTGCAGATGGCGATCGAGCACGCGGCGGATGGAATTGCGATCATCACCCCACCAGACCTTGCGCGCAGTCCGCGCGCGAAGTATGTGAATCAGGCATTCACTCGAATCACCGGGATGGCCTCGGACGACGCTTTGGGTCGCCCGCTCACCATTTTTGGAGTGGGCCAGAGCGACGAGGCGCTGATCGATGCGATGATGCATCCACTCTGTCAGCGCCGGTCGTTCGAGGCGGAAGCCGAGGCCGTGAGGGCGAATGGAACTTCCTATCTGCTGCGGCTCCTTCTCGTTCCGATTCACCACGACGACGATGAAAGTTCCGTCCGCCTGTGGGTCGCATATCTCCGGGATGTTTCCGAGGAGAGGGCGCAGGTTCAGACGCTGGAGCACCAGGCAACGCACGATGACCTGACGGGTCTTCCGAATCGAGCTCTTCTGTTCAACCGGCTCGGCGGAGCGATCGAAAGGGCGCGAGAGCTCGGAGAGAAGACCGGGCTCCTGATCATGGACCTCGACCGTTTCAAGGAGGTCAATGACACCTTCGGGCATCACTATGGAGACGCGCTGCTGAACGAGGTCGCGCGGCGACTTCGCGACGAGGCCGATGAGACCCAGACGATCGCCCGCATGGGTGGAGACGAGTTCGCCCTCGTTGTGCCGACGATGTCGGATCCCGGCGAAGCCATCCGGATCGCGCGGAAGGTGACTAACGCGCTCGAATATCCGTTCGAGGTCGAAGAGTACCGCTTCGAAGTCGGAGCGAGCGTCGGGATCGCCGTCTATCCGGATCACGGCGACGATGCTTCGACTCTTCTCAGGCGGGCTGATGCTGCGATGTACAAGGCGAAGCGTGAAGGCATCGGCTTCAGTCTCTTCACCGCGGACCTCGAGAAGGAAGATCCCGCCTCGATGTCGCTCGCCGTCGAGCTCCGGGAGGCGATTCGGAACAGATCGCTCGAAATGTTCTATCAGCCGAAGGTCCACCTCCGGACCGGAGTGGTCGTGGGCGTCGAAGCGCTCGCGCGCTGGCGGCGACGCGATGGCTACATCCTGCCGGACGTCTTCATACGCCTCGCCGAGAAAACCGGAATGATCGGCAGTCTCACCGAGTGGGCGATCGATTCCGTGCTCGATCAATGCGCGACGTGGAAGAAGCTCGGCAAGCCGCTCTCGGTCGCGGTCAATGTTTCAGGACGCAGTTTTCACGAGCACATTCTGCCGCAGAAGATCTTCGACAAGCTGCAGCGACTCGGGCTGGAACCCCAGCTCTTCAAGCTCGAGATTACCGAGAGCAACATTCTCGCAGACCCTCCCCAGGCGCTGGCGATACTCTCTCTGCTCCGTTCGCTCGGACTGCGGATTTCGCTCGATGATTTCGGGACGGGGTATTCGTCGCTGACTCATCTGAGACAGCTTCCCGTCGACGAGATCAAGATCGACAAGAGCTTCGTGATGGGGATGGCGTCGAGCGAGGCCGACGCCGCGATCGTGAGGGCGATGGTGGATCTGGCGCACAGCCTCGGACGGCAGGTGGTGGCCGAGGGAGTCGCCGACGCGAATCTCTGCCGCAGGGTGGCCGAGATCGGTGTCGACGTCGCCCAGGGATACTGCTTCACTCCGCCCTTACCTCCCGCCCGGCTCGAGGAATGGCTCGAGGAGACCAACTGGGGGAAGGACTCGTGGGAGAGGAACATGCGTCCCGGCTCATCGCACGACCGCGTGTTCGATTGA